Proteins encoded in a region of the Sebastes fasciatus isolate fSebFas1 chromosome 9, fSebFas1.pri, whole genome shotgun sequence genome:
- the LOC141773736 gene encoding uncharacterized protein LOC141773736 isoform X2 has product MHPMPVCSDSGGDIYDCIQRGDIELCIQFVQNDRSVLKHKGWGGFTPLHYAALHGNRALVDFFLSNGADPNVTCDAGQTSFHFACRQGNIYIIHQMMQYGADLRLIDLQRKTSLHHAVTGGSIVAIHYLWETGMFRFSDTDMYHVTPLHLAASTGNTEVVRYLLRDQRCAVDAVDQQGATALHVAAERGGVEVGWTLLQRTGCRMLYQKTYSGLTPLDLSKQGKTFRHQQLTKLLNRYIHEPLHHKPTESHVLYYWTLLFPSLSGAAILLIAAMLGGYGGLTCGLLFPWLARSIFTQFHRMTTYQRLPNPIYLGTLLAGLFHSLLCFYGKIMPSVWPTSALVQVSMFHFSLVLGLFCKVLTQDPGTLERADADPRFSCIADLVESSESPHRFCPYCELFPPDYTKHCKLCDVCVKDYDHHCLFLNRCVGRGNHRLFLFFILSMLIAHFLFVATATSYLYDKMPVMGRSFSTWLTLLGEEFWVVVMMVMNALTLLWEVWLLIEQFDAVATGTTTYFRQCESSVRQRSMGQRWVIVLSYLLEGRRRVGSSLAKEDTTSIDI; this is encoded by the exons ATGCATCCGATGCCTGTGTGCTCCGATAGCGGTGGAGACATATATGACTGTATACAGAGAGGAGATATTGAACTGTGTATACAGTTCGTTCAAAATGACCGATCAGTTCTCAAGCATAAAG GCTGGGGTGGTTTCACCCCGCTCCACTACGCTGCCCTCCATGGTAACCGCGCCCTGGTTGACTTTTTCCTCAGCAATGGAGCTGACCCTAACGTGACATGTGATGCAGGACAGACATCCTTTCACTTTGCCTGCAG GCAAGGGAACATCTATATCATACACCAAATGATGCAGTACGGAGCTGATTTGCGCCTCATAGATCTGCAGAGAAAAACATCCCTGCATCATGCAGTTACTGGGGGCAGCAT TGTTGCAATACACTATTTGTGGGAGACAGGAATGTTCCGGTTCTCAGACACCGACATGTACCATGTGACACCGCTTCACCTGGCTGCATCCACGGGCAACACAGAGGTGGTCCGGTATTTGCTCAGAGACCAG agatGTGCTGTGGATGCAGTCGACCAGCAGGGAGCGACCGCGCTTCATGTCGCAGCAGAGAGGGGTGGAGTGGAGGTGGGCTGGACGCTGCTGCAGAGGACAGGCTGCAGGATGCTCTATCAGAAGACCTACAGCGGCCTCACGCCACTGGACCTCAGCAAACAGGGGAAAACATTTAG ACATCAGCAACTCACCAAGCTACTGAATCGGTACATTCATGAGCCATTACACCACAAGCCCACAGAATCTCATG TTTTGTATTACTGGACACTGTTGTTTCCAAGCCTGAGTGGAGCTGCCATCCTGCTGATAGCAGCCATGTTGGGAGGCTACGGGGGGCTGACCTGCGGTTTGCTCTTCCCCTGGCTGGCCAGAAGCATCTTCACACAGTTCCACCGCATGACCACATACCAAAG GTTACCCAACCCGATCTACCTGGGAACCCTCTTAGCTGGCTTGTTCCATTCGCTTCTCTGCTTCTATGGAAAGATAATGCCTA GTGTGTGGCCAACCAGCGCTCTGGTCCAGGTGTCAATGTTCCACTTCTCCCTAGTCCTCGGTTTGTTCTGTAAGGTTCTGACTCAGGATCCTGGGACCCTGGAAAGAGCGGACGCAGATCCTCGGTTCTCCTGCATCGCTGACCTGGTGGAGAGCAGCGAGAGCCCCCACAGGTTCTGTCCATACTGTGAG CTGTTTCCGCCCGACTACACGAAGCACTGCAAGCTGTGTGACGTGTGCGTCAAAGACTATGACCACCACTGCCTTTTCCTCAACCGGTGCGTCGGCCGGGGCAACCACCGccttttcctcttcttcatcctctccaTGCTGATCGCCCACTTCCTTTTCGTTGCCACGGCAACAAGTTACCTGTACGACAAGATGCCCGTGATGGGTCGCAGCTTCTCAACGTGGCTCACATTGTTAGGGGAGGAGTTCTGGGTTGTGGTCATGATGGTCATGAACGCACTGACGCTGCTTTGGGAGGTGTGGCTACTGATTGAGCAGTTTGACGCCGTTGCCACGGGAACGACCACCTACTTCAGACAGTGCGAAAGCTCGGTGCGGCAGAGGTCAATGGGTCAGCGCTGGGTTATAGTGCTGTCGTATCTGCTGGAGGGTCGACGGCGGGTGGGCAGCAGCCTAGCGAAAGAGGACACGACTTCCATAGACATTTAA
- the LOC141773736 gene encoding uncharacterized protein LOC141773736 isoform X1, producing MHPMPVCSDSGGDIYDCIQRGDIELCIQFVQNDRSVLKHKGWGGFTPLHYAALHGNRALVDFFLSNGADPNVTCDAGQTSFHFACRQGNIYIIHQMMQYGADLRLIDLQRKTSLHHAVTGGSIVAIHYLWETGMFRFSDTDMYHVTPLHLAASTGNTEVVRYLLRDQRCAVDAVDQQGATALHVAAERGGVEVGWTLLQRTGCRMLYQKTYSGLTPLDLSKQGKTFRHQQLTKLLNRYIHEPLHHKPTESHVLYYWTLLFPSLSGAAILLIAAMLGGYGGLTCGLLFPWLARSIFTQFHRMTTYQSVRLPSRLPNPIYLGTLLAGLFHSLLCFYGKIMPSVWPTSALVQVSMFHFSLVLGLFCKVLTQDPGTLERADADPRFSCIADLVESSESPHRFCPYCELFPPDYTKHCKLCDVCVKDYDHHCLFLNRCVGRGNHRLFLFFILSMLIAHFLFVATATSYLYDKMPVMGRSFSTWLTLLGEEFWVVVMMVMNALTLLWEVWLLIEQFDAVATGTTTYFRQCESSVRQRSMGQRWVIVLSYLLEGRRRVGSSLAKEDTTSIDI from the exons ATGCATCCGATGCCTGTGTGCTCCGATAGCGGTGGAGACATATATGACTGTATACAGAGAGGAGATATTGAACTGTGTATACAGTTCGTTCAAAATGACCGATCAGTTCTCAAGCATAAAG GCTGGGGTGGTTTCACCCCGCTCCACTACGCTGCCCTCCATGGTAACCGCGCCCTGGTTGACTTTTTCCTCAGCAATGGAGCTGACCCTAACGTGACATGTGATGCAGGACAGACATCCTTTCACTTTGCCTGCAG GCAAGGGAACATCTATATCATACACCAAATGATGCAGTACGGAGCTGATTTGCGCCTCATAGATCTGCAGAGAAAAACATCCCTGCATCATGCAGTTACTGGGGGCAGCAT TGTTGCAATACACTATTTGTGGGAGACAGGAATGTTCCGGTTCTCAGACACCGACATGTACCATGTGACACCGCTTCACCTGGCTGCATCCACGGGCAACACAGAGGTGGTCCGGTATTTGCTCAGAGACCAG agatGTGCTGTGGATGCAGTCGACCAGCAGGGAGCGACCGCGCTTCATGTCGCAGCAGAGAGGGGTGGAGTGGAGGTGGGCTGGACGCTGCTGCAGAGGACAGGCTGCAGGATGCTCTATCAGAAGACCTACAGCGGCCTCACGCCACTGGACCTCAGCAAACAGGGGAAAACATTTAG ACATCAGCAACTCACCAAGCTACTGAATCGGTACATTCATGAGCCATTACACCACAAGCCCACAGAATCTCATG TTTTGTATTACTGGACACTGTTGTTTCCAAGCCTGAGTGGAGCTGCCATCCTGCTGATAGCAGCCATGTTGGGAGGCTACGGGGGGCTGACCTGCGGTTTGCTCTTCCCCTGGCTGGCCAGAAGCATCTTCACACAGTTCCACCGCATGACCACATACCAAAG CGTCCGTCTTCCTTCCAGGTTACCCAACCCGATCTACCTGGGAACCCTCTTAGCTGGCTTGTTCCATTCGCTTCTCTGCTTCTATGGAAAGATAATGCCTA GTGTGTGGCCAACCAGCGCTCTGGTCCAGGTGTCAATGTTCCACTTCTCCCTAGTCCTCGGTTTGTTCTGTAAGGTTCTGACTCAGGATCCTGGGACCCTGGAAAGAGCGGACGCAGATCCTCGGTTCTCCTGCATCGCTGACCTGGTGGAGAGCAGCGAGAGCCCCCACAGGTTCTGTCCATACTGTGAG CTGTTTCCGCCCGACTACACGAAGCACTGCAAGCTGTGTGACGTGTGCGTCAAAGACTATGACCACCACTGCCTTTTCCTCAACCGGTGCGTCGGCCGGGGCAACCACCGccttttcctcttcttcatcctctccaTGCTGATCGCCCACTTCCTTTTCGTTGCCACGGCAACAAGTTACCTGTACGACAAGATGCCCGTGATGGGTCGCAGCTTCTCAACGTGGCTCACATTGTTAGGGGAGGAGTTCTGGGTTGTGGTCATGATGGTCATGAACGCACTGACGCTGCTTTGGGAGGTGTGGCTACTGATTGAGCAGTTTGACGCCGTTGCCACGGGAACGACCACCTACTTCAGACAGTGCGAAAGCTCGGTGCGGCAGAGGTCAATGGGTCAGCGCTGGGTTATAGTGCTGTCGTATCTGCTGGAGGGTCGACGGCGGGTGGGCAGCAGCCTAGCGAAAGAGGACACGACTTCCATAGACATTTAA